One Salvia splendens isolate huo1 chromosome 22, SspV2, whole genome shotgun sequence DNA segment encodes these proteins:
- the LOC121786730 gene encoding uncharacterized protein LOC121786730, translating to MGLTSISLHTQHISLFLIFKAAFHLKGLVFSVELTRLLGKGSCCGSLGLPSWVGEDLGCHPAAETWACCPGPTAASGMAPEGCDFGLGRRAQNACFAYLTSISLIHV from the exons ATGGGGCTGACCTCCATTAGTCTTCACACACAACATATCTCATTGTTTTTGATCTTCAAAGCAGCCTTTCATTTAAAAGGCTTGGTGTTTTCTGTG GAGCTCACAAGGCTGTTGGGAAAAGGGAGCTGCTGCGGCAGCCTTGGCTTACCCTCTTGG GTGGGGGAGGACTTGGGCTGCCACCCTGCTGCCGAGACCTGGGCTTGCTGCCCTGGGCCGACGGCTGCTTCGGGCATGGCCCCTGAAGGGTGCGATTTTGGCCTGGGGAGGAGGGCCCAAAATGCATGTTTTGCATACTTAACATCCATCTCATTAATTCATGTGTAG